A portion of the Micromonospora vinacea genome contains these proteins:
- a CDS encoding monovalent cation/H+ antiporter complex subunit F → MTTFLAVVLTALLSVTALLALTRLYRGPSLVDRVIAADMLLATMVGAVGAEAAVNRHATTLPVLVVLSLLGFVGSVSLVRFAVREQQ, encoded by the coding sequence GTGACCACGTTCCTGGCCGTCGTCCTCACCGCACTGCTGTCGGTCACCGCGCTCCTCGCGCTGACCCGCCTCTACCGTGGCCCGTCGCTGGTGGACCGGGTGATCGCCGCGGACATGCTGCTCGCCACGATGGTCGGCGCGGTGGGCGCCGAGGCGGCTGTCAACCGGCACGCCACCACGCTGCCCGTGCTGGTGGTGCTCTCCCTGCTCGGCTTTGTGGGCTCGGTGTCGCTGGTTCGCTTCGCTGTCCGGGAGCAGCAGTGA
- a CDS encoding Na+/H+ antiporter subunit E — MTGSPEPAPDAPRTAVVGRGRLGRWRDQAVALGWLVVVWNLLWGDINWTNLIGGLLVGAAVLVFFPLPAVSFGGRLRPRALLVFAGRFAVELVRASLHVARIAVQPGYRPRGAIIAVRLRVSTDLNLALTAEAVSLVPGTLILEVDRDSGTLYLHVLDTHGPGDLDVSRDRTLAVERRIVRAVGSTAELRHLDVTSPEKGTRP; from the coding sequence GTGACCGGTTCCCCCGAGCCGGCTCCCGACGCCCCCCGGACCGCCGTGGTGGGGCGGGGCCGGCTCGGGCGCTGGCGGGACCAGGCGGTGGCGCTCGGGTGGCTGGTGGTGGTCTGGAACCTGCTCTGGGGCGACATCAACTGGACCAACCTGATCGGTGGCCTGCTGGTGGGCGCGGCCGTGCTGGTGTTCTTCCCGCTGCCGGCGGTCAGCTTCGGTGGCCGGTTGCGACCGCGGGCGCTGCTGGTGTTCGCGGGCCGGTTCGCCGTCGAGTTGGTCCGCGCGAGCCTGCACGTCGCCCGGATCGCCGTGCAGCCCGGCTACCGGCCGCGCGGCGCGATCATCGCGGTCCGGTTGCGGGTGTCCACCGACCTGAACCTGGCGCTCACCGCCGAGGCGGTCTCGTTGGTGCCGGGCACGCTGATCCTCGAGGTGGACCGGGACTCCGGAACGCTCTACCTGCACGTCCTGGACACCCACGGCCCGGGGGACCTGGACGTGTCCCGGGACCGCACCCTCGCCGTCGAGCGGCGGATCGTCCGCGCGGTGGGTTCCACCGCCGAACTGCGCCACCTCGACGTCACCTCACCCGAGAAGGGAACCCGTCCGTGA
- the mnhG gene encoding monovalent cation/H(+) antiporter subunit G yields MATILDWLGAACLVAGALLGLAAGIGVLRFPDALSRMHAATKPQVLGVLLLLLGIALRLRAPADLGMILLVAVFQLATAPVAAQMIGRAAYRSGRLDRSLLDADELAERGPGGGSTGPA; encoded by the coding sequence ATCGCGACGATCCTGGACTGGCTCGGCGCCGCTTGCCTGGTGGCCGGCGCGCTGCTCGGCCTGGCCGCCGGGATCGGCGTCCTGCGCTTCCCGGACGCGCTGTCCCGGATGCACGCGGCCACCAAGCCTCAGGTGCTGGGGGTGCTCCTGCTGCTGCTGGGCATCGCGTTGCGGCTGAGGGCCCCGGCGGACCTCGGCATGATCCTGCTGGTGGCTGTCTTCCAGTTGGCGACAGCGCCGGTCGCGGCGCAGATGATCGGGCGGGCCGCGTACCGGTCGGGGCGGCTCGACCGGAGCCTGCTCGATGCCGATGAGCTGGCCGAACGCGGGCCGGGCGGCGGGTCGACGGGGCCGGCGTGA
- a CDS encoding Na+/H+ antiporter subunit D gives MSTLVPLPVVVPLLGAALTLLLAGKPRLQRAISVLCLSGTLTVAVLLLVQAYRHGPVVVAVGGWPAPVGIVLVADQLAALMLVVSSAVTLCVLLYSIGQGRSDTSESSPVSIFHPTYLVLTAGVTNAFLAGDLFNLFVGFEILLAASFVLITLGGTETRIRTGSTYVVVSILSSMIFLTSVGLVYAATGTLNLAQLAQRLDDLPDGVRLALELMLLLAFAIKAAVFPLSAWLPDSYPTAPAPVTAVFAGLLTKVGVYAIIRTETLLFPGGRAHVLLMVVAGLTMVIGILGAVAQSDLKRLFSFTLVSHIGYMIFGVALSTAAGLSGAIFYVVHHITIQTTLFLVAGLVEERAGSTDLRRIGGLARVAPLLGVLFFVPAMNLAGVPPFSGFLGKLGLLQAGVAAGGPLPGVLVAAGTLTSLLTLYVASRVWNIAFWRAPRLATSEPVVQLPRLMVGATVALVALGLALTVLAGPLFDVTADAAADLRLRTPYVRAVLPGGVP, from the coding sequence ATGAGCACGTTGGTGCCGCTGCCGGTGGTGGTGCCGTTGCTCGGCGCGGCCCTGACCCTGCTGCTGGCCGGGAAGCCCCGACTCCAGCGGGCGATCAGTGTGCTGTGCCTGAGCGGCACGCTCACCGTGGCGGTGCTGCTGCTGGTGCAGGCGTACCGGCACGGGCCTGTGGTGGTGGCGGTCGGAGGCTGGCCGGCGCCGGTCGGCATCGTCCTGGTGGCCGACCAGTTGGCCGCGCTGATGCTGGTGGTTTCCTCGGCGGTGACCCTCTGCGTGCTGCTGTACTCGATCGGGCAGGGGCGCAGCGACACGAGCGAGAGCTCGCCGGTGTCGATCTTCCACCCGACGTACCTGGTGCTCACCGCGGGCGTCACCAACGCGTTCCTGGCCGGTGACCTGTTCAACCTCTTCGTCGGGTTCGAGATCCTGCTGGCCGCCAGCTTCGTGCTGATCACCCTGGGAGGTACCGAGACCCGGATCCGGACCGGGTCGACGTACGTGGTGGTCAGCATCCTCTCCTCGATGATCTTCCTGACCTCGGTGGGTCTGGTGTACGCGGCCACCGGCACGCTCAACCTCGCCCAGCTCGCCCAGCGCCTCGACGACCTGCCCGACGGCGTCCGACTGGCCCTGGAGCTGATGTTGCTGCTGGCCTTCGCGATCAAGGCGGCGGTCTTCCCCCTGTCGGCCTGGCTGCCGGACAGCTATCCCACCGCGCCGGCCCCGGTCACTGCCGTCTTCGCGGGTCTGCTCACCAAGGTGGGCGTCTACGCGATCATCCGCACCGAGACGTTGCTGTTTCCCGGTGGGCGTGCCCACGTGCTGCTCATGGTCGTCGCCGGGTTGACCATGGTGATCGGCATCCTCGGTGCGGTGGCCCAGTCCGACCTGAAGCGACTCTTCTCGTTCACCCTGGTCAGTCACATCGGCTACATGATCTTCGGGGTGGCGTTGAGCACCGCCGCCGGCCTCTCCGGCGCGATCTTCTACGTGGTGCACCACATCACCATCCAGACCACGCTGTTCCTCGTCGCCGGCCTGGTCGAGGAGCGCGCCGGGAGCACCGACCTGCGTCGTATCGGCGGGCTGGCCCGGGTGGCGCCGCTGCTGGGTGTGCTCTTCTTCGTCCCGGCCATGAACCTCGCCGGAGTGCCACCGTTCTCCGGTTTCCTCGGCAAGCTCGGCCTGCTCCAGGCCGGGGTGGCGGCCGGTGGGCCGCTGCCCGGGGTGCTGGTCGCGGCCGGCACGCTGACCAGCCTGCTGACCCTGTACGTGGCGTCGCGGGTCTGGAACATCGCCTTCTGGCGCGCGCCCCGGCTGGCCACCAGCGAGCCGGTCGTCCAGTTGCCGAGGCTGATGGTGGGCGCCACAGTGGCCCTGGTCGCCCTCGGGCTGGCGCTGACAGTGCTGGCCGGTCCGCTCTTCGACGTCACCGCTGACGCGGCCGCGGACCTGCGGCTGCGCACCCCGTACGTGCGTGCCGTGCTGCCGGGCGGTGTGCCGTGA